In the Sporolituus thermophilus DSM 23256 genome, GGATGTCAACAATTAGGGCACGTACTATTCCTATGGGATCGATTCCGAAATGACTATAAAACCGGGTATCTTCATTTGCAATAATTGCTTGCTGTACATATGGCGAAATATTGTTGAGCGACACGACTATCCGGTTTTCTTCGAACAATTTAGAAATCAGCTGCCCGTTTATGTCAAATACTTGTGTTGCGGCAATATGCTGAAGATTATCGAGGGTATCTGTACGGGGAAGACTGAAGAAGGCGTAGCCAATACCGGCAAAGATGCTTAAAATAACCACGACAATAATGACGTCAATGATGTATTCACGCCAGTGCATAAAATATCACCATCCTCTTCTTCCCTAGTATATCCGAAAGGCGCTTAACTTTTGCGCGCAGGATTTTTGACGAAAGGCAGCGAATAATCTCCACAGCTGTCAACATAGGAGTAATTAATGATGTTGTTGCCAAAATATTTTCGTTTTGCCTGCGGTTTTGGCAGTTTGGTATTTGCGCTTTTAGCTATTTGTCCACTAGCCACCTTAGCCTTTGAAGGCCATATTGTTTCGTCTCGTAGTGGTGAAGAAACCAAAACCGCCGCTGCCGTAGTTAACCCGCTAATTGAATGTCCATATAGTTTATTGATGGACGAAACGAATACAGTGTTACAGCCCGGAAAGCCGGTGTATGACAAATATACGGTTGCCGAGCGTAAAGTACGCAATTTGCCGACAACCTTGCCGATTGTTCAACCTTATTATGCGGAAAAAACAGTATACCTCACATTTGATGATGGTCCCGACCCGGAAAATACGCCAATAATACTGGATATACTCCGCCAACATGGCATTAAGGCCACCTTCTTTGTCGTCGGCGCACAAGTTGAACAATATCCGCACATTCTTAAAAGAATTTTCGAAGAAGGCCATGCGATTGGTAACCATTCTTACAACCATATTTACAGCCAGTTATATCAATCTGCGCATACGTATATTAAACAGCTGCAGCAAACAGATGATATTATTAAAAACGTCATTGGCGTGCGGCCGCGAATTTCGCGCGCGCCA is a window encoding:
- a CDS encoding polysaccharide deacetylase family protein, producing MMLLPKYFRFACGFGSLVFALLAICPLATLAFEGHIVSSRSGEETKTAAAVVNPLIECPYSLLMDETNTVLQPGKPVYDKYTVAERKVRNLPTTLPIVQPYYAEKTVYLTFDDGPDPENTPIILDILRQHGIKATFFVVGAQVEQYPHILKRIFEEGHAIGNHSYNHIYSQLYQSAHTYIKQLQQTDDIIKNVIGVRPRISRAPGGSAGSFTKEYWKTLEQDGYVEVGWNISSGDASSAKAQQIVDNVIRQMQNKSLWNHAIVLMHDGRGHGETVKALPHIITYFKERGFEFRVVNLETPPAW